A window of the Penaeus monodon isolate SGIC_2016 chromosome 11, NSTDA_Pmon_1, whole genome shotgun sequence genome harbors these coding sequences:
- the LOC119579016 gene encoding 4-trimethylaminobutyraldehyde dehydrogenase-like, translating to MASGLSSRVISRNITRTVRGPWNFVAGKRCLPVDSPGSVKVIEPASGELLCGVPISGTEEVNRAVGVAKGVFATWSKLSGRERGEKLLRAGQIIRENLEDISRLEVRDTGKPIWEARLDITSCADALEYYGGLAPCIVGQHVPLPGGSFAMVQKEPLGVIGGVGAWNFPMQTCIWKVAPALACGNTFVYKPSQFTPVTAVTLGEVLADAGVPDGVYNVVQGEGQTGAYLCEHPDVAKLSFTGSVPTGTKVMTAGAQDIKSVTLELGGKSPLIIFPDADVKNAVKATLMANFLSQGQVCSNGTRVFVHKSIAAEYLKQLVTATEKLKIGDPFAEDTTVGATIHEDHAKKVLSYIDSARQEGATVLCGGERVLLKGKLAGGWYLSPAVLTDCRDDMKVVQEEVFGSVASVLEFDTEEEAIRRANDTKFGLAGAVFTKDIQRGHRVANSIEAGTVWINTYNLYPTEVPFGGYKHSGIGRENGLTAVDYFTQTRTIYVEMGDVDCGLLYQD from the exons ATGGCAAGCGGCCTCAGCTCCCGGGTGATCAGCCGAAACATCACAAGGACCGTCCGCGGCCCATGGAACTTCGTGGCCGGAAAGCGTTGTCTGCCGGTTGATAGCCCTGGATCGGTGAAG GTGATTGAACCTGCCTCCGGAGAGCTCCTTTGTGGTGTACCCATCTCGGGAACAGAAGAGGTCAACCGAGCTGTTGGAGTTGCTAAAGGCGTGTTTGCAACATGGAGTAAA CtttcagggagagaaagaggagaaaagttgTTACGAGCAGGACAGATCATCAGGGAAAACCTGGAGGATATATCCAGGTTGGAG GTGCGAGACACTGGGAAACCCATTTGGGAAGCACGTCTGGATATTACATCGTGCGCCGATGCTCTGGAGTACTATGGGGGTCTTGCTCCCTGTATTGTTG GTCAGCATGTCCCTTTACCCGGAGGATCCTTCGCCATGGTACAAAAGGAGCCGCTTGGAGTGATCGGAGGTGTGGGTGCTTGGAACTTCCCCATGCAGACCTGCATTTGGAAG GTTGCTCCAGCTCTGGCCTGTGGGAATACATTTGTGTACAAACCCTCGCAGTTCACTCCAGTGACAGCAGTAACCTTGGGGGAGGTCCTGGCTGATGCTGGTGTGCCAGATGGAGTGTATAATGTTGTTCAG GGAGAAGGGCAGACAGGAGCTTATCTGTGTGAACATCCAGATGTTGCCAAGTTATCATTCACGGGATCCGTCCCAACCGGCACAAAG GTAATGACAGCAGGAGCACAAGATATCAAGTCCGTAACGCTCGAACTTGGAGGAAAATCCCCGCTCATTATTTTCCCAGATGCTGATGTGAAGAATGCCGTCAAAGCCACCCTCATGGCAAACTTTTTGTCCCAGGGTCAG GTTTGCTCCAATGGAACGCGAGTGTTTGTTCATAAGAGTATTGCTGCAGAGTACCTCAAACAGCTCGTAACTGCAACTGAAAAGCTGAAGATTGGTGACCCCTTTGCTGAAGACACAACAGTGGGGGCAACTATCCATGAGGACCATGCTAAAAAAGTGTTGAGTTACATCGATAGTGCCAGACAAGAG GGTGCGACTGTTTTgtgtggaggagaaagagtgTTGCTGAAAGGAAAGTTGGCTGGAGGATGGTACCTTTCACCGGCAGTCCTTACAGATTGCCGAGATGACATGAAG gTAGTGCAAGAGGAGGTCTTCGGCTCTGTTGCATCCGTGTTAGAGTTCGACACTGAAGAAGAAGCAATAAGGAGGGCAAACGATACAAAATTTGGACTAGCTGGTGCTGTTTTCACAAA GGACATCCAAAGAGGACACAGAGTGGCCAATTCCATTGAAGCAGGAACAGTCTGGATTAATACCTACAACTTGTACCCAACTGAGGTTCCCTTTGGTGGCTACAAGCACAGTGGAATTGGCCGAGAAAATGGGTTAACGGCTGTTGATTACTTTACACAGACACGCACCATCTATGTGGAGATGGGTGATGTTGATTGTGGATTACTTTACCAGGATTAG
- the LOC119579017 gene encoding dolichyl pyrophosphate Man9GlcNAc2 alpha-1,3-glucosyltransferase-like: MANVIFITFLGILLRWCVSLHPYSGAGKAPMFGDYEAQRHWQEVTVNLPLKDWYMNTTDNDLLYWGLDYPPLTAYHSYLCGVVAKTLNPEFVELHTSRGYESYEHKLFMRYTVFVVDLLIYIPAAYLFLCAASRSRSRSGKLEYMALILYPGLYLIDYGHFQYNNASLGIFVGAVAALMKGYDCIGSVLFSLALNYKQMELYHALPIFFYLLGLCFKQGGILGFFYKITKIGLSVILTFALVWAPFLRDTQVFLQVLNRLFPINRGLFEDKVASVWCSLSILIKLKNLVSNTNMALICLLSTVVCMIPSSLHLFINPTQKNLHYGLVNASFVFFLLSYHVHEKSILLAAVPACFLYGEETFMVTWFFIVSIISMLPLLVKDGLTVPTLALTVLVYVMYSINRQSEGQTKSKYSEFWRWINRSFYLSLVGFSFLTVVSLTVTPPPRLPDLFPVLLSVVSCVHYCFFTCYFHYRQFTTRYDRQQGKVKRH; encoded by the coding sequence ATGgccaatgttattttcattacctttctCGGGATACTTCTGAGATGGTGTGTGTCGCTGCATCCTTACTCCGGAGCAGGAAAAGCCCCAATGTTTGGAGATTATGAAGCCCAGCGCCACTGGCAGGAAGTGACAGTGAATTTGCCCTTGAAGGATTGGTATATGAATACCACTGATAACGATTTACTCTACTGGGGCCTGGATTACCCTCCTCTTACTGCTTACCATAGCTATCTGTGTGGCGTTGTCGCTAAGACTTTGAATCCCGAGTTTGTTGAACTTCATACATCCCGTGGATATGAAAGTTACGAACACAAGTTGTTCATGAGATACACAGTGTTTGTTGTAGATCTCCTAATATACATACCAGCTGCTTACCTCTTTCTCTGTGCTGCATCTCGGTCAAGGAGCAGAAGTGGAAAGTTAGAGTATATGGCTCTGATACTGTATCCTGGTTTGTACTTGATAGATTATGGTCATTTTCAGTATAACAATGCTTCATTAGGAATATTTGTGGGTGCTGTTGCAGCTCTCATGAAAGGATATGACTGCATTGGgtcagttttgttttctttagctCTGAACTACAAGCAAATGGAGTTGTATCACGCACTGCCAATTTTTTTCTACCTGTTGGGTCTGTGTTTCAAACAAGGTGGCATTTTAGGATTTTTCTATAAGATCACCAAGATTGGCTTGTCTGTGATATTAACCTTTGCTCTAGTTTGGGCTCCCTTTCTCAGGGATACTCAAGTATTTTTGCAAGTACTTAACCGACTTTTCCCAATTAACAGAGGTCTCTTTGAGGACAAGGTAGCCAGTGTTTGGTGCAGTTTATCCATTCTTATTAAACTAAAAAATCTTGTGAGCAATACCAACATGGCTTTGATATGTTTACTGTCCACAGTCGTGTGTATGATACCATCAAGCTTGCACCTCTTCATTAATCCCACTCAAAAGAATCTTCATTATGGACTTGTTAATGCatcttttgtgtttttcctcttAAGCTATCATGTTCATGAAAAGAGTATCTTGTTGGCAGCAGTGCCAGCTTGCTTCTTATATGGAGAGGAGACCTTTATGGTTACCTGGTTCTTCATTGTATCCATTATCAGCATGTTACCCCTTCTGGTGAAGGATGGGCTGACAGTTCCAACACTTGCATTAACCGTCCTTGTTTATGTTATGTACTCAATCAACAGACAGTCGGAGGGACAAACGAAATCCAAATATAGTGAGTTTTGGCGCTGGATCAACAGGTCCTTTTACTTGTCACTGGTTGGATTCTCGTTTTTGACGGTAGTGTCCTTGACAGTGACACCACCTCCAAGGTTGCCTGATCTCTTCCCAGTTTTGCTTTCTGTTGTATCTTGTGTGCATTACTGCTTCTTCACTTGCTATTTTCATTACCGCCAATTCACAACAAGGTATGACAGACAGCAAGGAAAGGTGAAAAGGCATTAG
- the LOC119579018 gene encoding mevalonate kinase-like, giving the protein MSSADAPWSGEVRVSAPGKVILHGEHSVVYGKRAVALSLDLRTHLTVSAAADSVSLCLPDVEINKTWSLEELRALWKQMGGTQAADPAPLADAQAVLLRKFLGIEADAGSPPRKLALLSFLHLYLAILPRPLPLQISVSSQLPTGAGLGSSAAYAVCLSGALLHIAGRLGPGEDQANLEKVCQWAFRSEQIIHGTPSGIDNSICTYGGAVNFKGGTSAPVEVPPLHVLLVNTKVPRSTKALVTGVRERRERHPSVIDPILDSLDALAERGIQALHDLASATRDQDRAAAHETVGELLEINHSLLCALGVSHPSLDRLVALARANGLRGKLTGAGGGGFGIVVEGVSGKEGVAKCCHDLESRGYQVWRTCLGAPGFTIHHAQ; this is encoded by the coding sequence ATGTCGAGTGCGGACGCTCCGTGGTCGGGCGAGGTGAGGGTGAGCGCGCCGGGGAAGGTGATCCTCCACGGCGAGCACTCCGTGGTGTATGGCAAGCGCGCCGTGGCCCTCAGCCTCGACCTGCGCACGCACCTCACGGTCAGCGCCGCCGCCGACTCCGTGTCCCTCTGTCTCCCCGACGTCGAAATCAACAAGACGTGGTCGCTGGAGGAGCTACGGGCCCTGTGGAAGCAGATGGGCGGCACGCAGGCAGCGGACCCCGCGCCGCTCGCCGACGCCCAGGCCGTTCTCCTGCGCAAGTTCCTGGGCATCGAGGCGGACGCCGGCAGCCCGCCTCGCAAGCTGGCCCTGCTGTCGTTCCTCCACCTGTACCTGGCCATCTTGCCTCGTCCTCTGCCCTTGCAGATCTCCGTCAGCAGTCAGCTCCCGACCGGCGCCGGCCTCGGCAGCTCTGCGGCCTATGCGGTGTGCTTGTCGGGGGCGCTGCTGCACATCGCGGGGCGCCTCGGTCCGGGCGAAGACCAGGCCAACCTGGAGAAGGTGTGCCAGTGGGCCTTCCGGAGTGAGCAGATTATCCACGGGACGCCCTCGGGCATCGACAATTCCATCTGCACATACGGCGGCGCAGTCAACTTCAAGGGCGGCACCAGCGCGCCCGTTGAGGTGCCTCCTCTGCACGTGCTGCTAGTGAACACGAAGGTGCCGAGGAGCACCAAGGCGCTCGTCACGGGGGTCCGCGAGCGCCGTGAGCGGCACCCGAGTGTCATCGACCCGATCCTGGACTCACTGGACGCCCTGGCCGAGCGCGGGATCCAGGCGCTGCACGACCTGGCCTCGGCGACCAGGGACCAGGACCGCGCCGCCGCCCACGAGACCGTCGGGGAGCTGCTAGAGATCAACCATTCGCTGCTGTGTGCCCTGGGCGTGTCGCACCCGAGCCTGGACCGCCTGGTGGCCCTGGCGCGGGCGAACGGCCTCAGGGGCAAGCTGACGGGCGCGGGCGGAGGGGGTTTCGGGATCGTGGTGGAGGGCGTGTCCGGCAAAGAGGGCGTGGCCAAGTGCTGCCACGACCTCGAGAGCCGTGGCTACCAGGTGTGGCGCACGTGCCTCGGGGCGCCCGGATTCACCATCCACCACGCGCAGTAA